One segment of Hippopotamus amphibius kiboko isolate mHipAmp2 chromosome 2, mHipAmp2.hap2, whole genome shotgun sequence DNA contains the following:
- the PEX11A gene encoding peroxisomal membrane protein 11A isoform X1, whose amino-acid sequence MDAFIRFTNQTQGRDRLFRATQYTCMLLRYLLEPKADKEEVVMKLKKLESSVSTGRKWFRLGNVVHAVQATQQSVHATDLVPRICLTFASLNRVIYFICDTILFVRSVGLASGISKEKWRTWAARHYYYSLLLSLVRDLYEISLQMEQVARDRAKREKSPSQDSRGYSVADEETEWLQSFLLLLFRALKKHPPLFLDTVKNFCDILNPLDQLGIYKSNPGIIGLGGLVSSVAGIITVAYPQMKLKTH is encoded by the exons ATGGACGCCTTCATCCGTTTCACTAACCAGACCCAGGGCCGGGACCGACTCTTCAG agCCACTCAGTACACATGCATGTTGCTTAGATATTTGTTAGAGCCTAAAGCTGACAAAGAGGAGGTTGTAATGAAGCTCAAGAAACTGGAGTCCAGTGTGAGCACTGGCCGTAAAT GGTTCAGACTAGGCAATGTGGTACATGCTGTACAGGCGACTCAGCAAAGCGTTCATGCCACTGACCTGGTGCCCCGCATATGCCTAACATTCGCCAGCCTGAACCGTGTGATTTATTTCATCTGTGACACCATCCTCTTCGTGAGGAGTGTAGGGCTCGCCTCTGGCATTAGCAAAGAGAAATGGCGAACGTGGGCTGCACGCCATTACTACTATTCTCTTCTGCTGAGCTTGGTCAGGGATCTGTACGAAATCTCCCTGCAGATGGAGCAGGTTGCACGTGACAGGGCCAAGAGGGAGAAATCTCCATCCCAGGATTCTCGTGGGTATAGTGTggctgatgaggaaacagaatggCTCcagtcctttcttcttctcttattCCGAGCTCTGAAGAAGCATCCTCCTTTGTTCCTGGACACAGTGAAGAACTTCTGTGATATCCTGAACCCTTTGGACCAGTTGGGAATCTATAAGTCCAATCCTGGCATCATAGGCCTTGGAGGTCTCGTGTCCTCTGTAGCAGGCATCATCACCGTGGCGTATCCTCAGATGAAACTGAAGACCCACTGA
- the PEX11A gene encoding peroxisomal membrane protein 11A isoform X2 has translation MEQVARDRAKREKSPSQDSRGYSVADEETEWLQSFLLLLFRALKKHPPLFLDTVKNFCDILNPLDQLGIYKSNPGIIGLGGLVSSVAGIITVAYPQMKLKTH, from the coding sequence ATGGAGCAGGTTGCACGTGACAGGGCCAAGAGGGAGAAATCTCCATCCCAGGATTCTCGTGGGTATAGTGTggctgatgaggaaacagaatggCTCcagtcctttcttcttctcttattCCGAGCTCTGAAGAAGCATCCTCCTTTGTTCCTGGACACAGTGAAGAACTTCTGTGATATCCTGAACCCTTTGGACCAGTTGGGAATCTATAAGTCCAATCCTGGCATCATAGGCCTTGGAGGTCTCGTGTCCTCTGTAGCAGGCATCATCACCGTGGCGTATCCTCAGATGAAACTGAAGACCCACTGA